The genomic region AAATTGAAACATATCAATCCTCATTCATTTGCAGATTGTTTAtgactgctttcatgctacaatagCAGATGTCAAAAATTGCAACAGAAACCACATGGCTggaaaagtctaaaatatttactatctggcccattacagaaagtttgccaactcctgtcTCAGACTATTATCTCCAGCTAGATAAATGGATCCAGCCTGTAGCAGAAGAACACATGTATCTGATTTGTAAAGAGGGTAGAATTGGCCACACAGTGTTGCATTTTTCTGTACTGGGCTATTCCATAAAGAAGGGATTCAATGGGTGATTCCCTTGGGCTCTGGCTTCTCAGCATGAGCTGCCCTGCATGGGGGTGAATGAAGAAGCTCATCAGATGCAACGTTCCCCTCCAGCAGGTCACCAAAGCTGATTCAGTGAACTGGGGAGATTGGCAACTCCTGCCTGATTCTTCAgtatatttctcatttaattagtTATAGCAGAAGAAGTAAGTTTCATTACTATTACCCTCAGACCCtaattttgagaaacaaaaatcttCTCTCGTTACCTCCTCTGTTTGTGAAAacagagtgcattgaagtcttATCTCTTGTACTAAATCAGTGACCATTAGGGTAAGCCCCATAATCTCTCAGTAAATTATCAATTCTGTCTTCTTCAAAAAATGACATTAGTAATTGCAACCTTACCAATCTCATTGCTTTTTCCCCTTGAAAATACAACtttcagttatatatttttttattttactaataataaGTATTGGTTTTAATTGGAAAAAGTAGGTTCGAGATGGCAACTGGAGTGTCTGGATAAATACAGAAACCATGTGATAGAAGGCATTGTAAAACCACCGAGACAAAAACTGGTCTCAAGGTTCCAGAGGTAGGAGAAACTCAGAGAGCTAAGCTAACACTGACACTCAATTTTTGACTGTCTTTGCATTATGTCCAATTCTGAATCATGACAACAGGTGTTAAGTCATTATGGCTACCTATGGGAGAGGAAAGAATCTTTCTTTAAAGAATATAAACCTCCTTTGCAATTCTACAATTTCTTATATATAACATCTGGTATTTAACCAAAATTTACCAGGCATTTCAAAGATACAACTAAGTTATCACAAGAAGGAAAGTGGGGAGAAGGAACGGCAATAAAATCAGACTCGCATTAGAAAACTTTTCTCGCCTAGTTTTATAAGGCTAGCATAATCTTAATATCAAAAATCTTGaaaattctgagaaagaaaattataaactaaatCTCTTGTGAATGTAAACACTGAAGTCCTAAACAATATGAAGAAGGTCAGTTCATCTTTATGTGCATACTTATTTCTATTTAGTGAGGAATGTAAGCCAAATATATATAATCTGATGTGGAgtggatatttgtccccttcaaatctcattgtgattcccaatgttgtaggtggggtctggtgggaggtatttAGGACATGGGGATGAATTCTTCATCAGTGGCTTAAAGCGCTTCCGGTGATAATAAGTGAGTTCATATTCTGTTAGTTCACACAcaagctggttgtttaaagtcACTTCTACCCCTTTTTCCCTTAcaccctctcttgccatgtgacacgcttgcttccccttcaccttcttcctTGATTGAAAGCTACCTGAAGTCCTCATTAGGAGGAGATGCCTGCTCCCATTATGcctcttgtacagcctgcagaaccatgagccaaaataaaactctttttttaataaattacccagccaaagatattcctttatagcaatggaaatggactaacacacaaTTGTATAAATAGATGCCCAGAATTGATTGATAAGATTTTATACACAATGatgacatatatatatgacaGCAAACTTCTCTAAtttcataaaaaagaaactaccaaaatCTACTTCAAGCATCATTCTCAATATTGAAATGGAAAACTTCCACTGCTTCCTGCAGATTAGAAATGAGGAACAAGGATCCACACTGACACCAATTCTATTCAACACTCTCTAGAAATTCTAGCCAATGCAATAATTAATGCAATAAAGAGACATTAAGCCcatgagaaatggaaaataagaaataaaacaatattaactCAGATACATATAATGTACACGGAAATTACAATGAATCCAGATATAAATTATGAACAGTTATTAGTAAAATTAGCAAAGTTGACAGATTAACATCATCAGAATGATAAAAACTAATTATGTTCCACAACAAGAATATTAATTATCTAGGGAAAGCCAAAGACTTGAAAGCCATGACAACAAAATCACAACATTcctgggaaaataaaagaaaccccaAATAAATTGGAAGCATAATTATATTGAGGAATAGAAAGACTCAATGTGTCAAGATTCAGTTCTTTCCAAACTGACTTACAAATTTAATGTCACCCTGACAGAAATTCCAGCCCAATGTTTTGGGAAATTGACAAACTAatacctttaaaatgtatttggaatGTAAGCACCTAAGAGTAGCCAAACCAATCTTGAAGAAAGATAATAAATCTGGAAAACACACACTGCCAGACACGAGAACCTGTTACAAGACTTTGTAGTCCCAAGCTGGAAACAACAGAAAGTCCAATTAAACTGCCATACATATGAGTTATGCACTTCTCTCACGGGGTGATGGTAGAggatatatgaatttggggactTCAAAAACATGGAGTTGTAGTGTAGGAGAAACAAACTTACCTTGGGAATGAGATAGTTTCTGAATTTAATGTCACAGGTCACTGCATGGGGCAGGCTGGTGGGGAGGAGGTCAATGTATCTCTGGACCTCGTGCACCACGGCATCTGTGTAGGGCATTTGGCTCCTGTCCTGCATGCAGGGGCTCCGATTCCTGCCAATCACACGTGCAATCTCTTCCTGGACTTTAGCTGACAAGACACAAGTAAAAAcagatggaaaaggagaaaaaatggcACATTTGTTGTAGCAATTCAGGGGTACATGAATCATGATGAAGGTATCCAAACttcattataaatttaaattatagtgATGGAAGTGTATGCAACCTTAAAGAGAGGACTGTTACAGATGCACAAATGTGTAACTGCTATAAAGTAGgcattaagaaaaatatgtacacatgtaagcagagaaaattatcttcaataaaggaaggcaagaagaaatgaaagaaggaagagatgtccacaaaacaaccagaaaacaaataacaaaagggCAGGGGTAAGTCCTTACTTGTCAATaacaacactgaatgtaaatggactaaaatctccaatcaaaagacatactGACTGGATGGAAAAACAGGACCTATTAACCTGTGACctaaaagaaacacacttcacttataaagacacacataggctgaaaataaacgAATGGAATGAGACAGTACCTgccaatggaaatgaaaaaaagagcacGAGTTACTATATTTAAAACAGACAAAgcagatttcaaaacaaaaactataagaagagacaaagatcACTATTGATAATAACGTGGTCACCTCGGCAAGAAGATGGaagaattctaaatatatatgcaaccaacaaTGGagcacccatatatatatataaactataattaGAACTAGAGAGAGATAGAccacaatacaataatagctggagacttcaacaccccactttcagcattggacagggcatccagagagaaaatcaacaagaaaacattgaacttcatctgcactatagaccaaacggatctaatagatatttgcagaatatttttccaactgctacagaatacacattcttttccacAGCACATGGATTGTTATCAAGAATtaaccatatgttaggtcacaaaacacgtcttaaaatgttcaaagaaactgaaataatatcaagcatcttctctgaccacaatgtaataaaaccagcaatcaataacaagaggaaatttggaaactacacaaataaatggaaatttaaaaatatgctcatAAATGAACAGTGGGCCCATGaagagattaaaaaggaaattgaaaattttcttgaaacaaataataatggaaacacaatataccaaaacctagGGGCTACAGCAAGACCactactaagagggaagtttatagctacaAA from Piliocolobus tephrosceles isolate RC106 unplaced genomic scaffold, ASM277652v3 unscaffolded_32986, whole genome shotgun sequence harbors:
- the LOC113222660 gene encoding cytochrome P450 2C9-like translates to EKHNQQSEFTIENLENTAVDLFAAGTETTSTTLRYALLLLLKHPEVTAKVQEEIARVIGRNRSPCMQDRSQMPYTDAVVHEVQRYIDLLPTSLPHAVTCDIKFRNYLIPK